In Nitrospinaceae bacterium, the genomic stretch CTTAGAAACCCCGAGGAGGCGGAGACTTATCTTAAGAAAATTCACACCCTCGTTCGCTATCTAGATATCTGCGACGGCAATATGCAGGAGGGAAGCCTTCGATGCGATGCAAATATTTCAATACGCCCCCGCGGCTCAAAGGAATTTGGCGAAAAGGTCGAGATCAAAAACATGAACTCGTTCCGAAATCTGAGACGGGCGCTTGAGTACGAAGTGGAGCGTCAGCGAATAGCCTACGATGAACGCGAGGCCATCATCCAGGAAACCCGGTTGTTCGATGCCGCAACGGGAACGACACGCCAAATGCGAACCAAGGAGTACGCGCACGACTACCGCTATTTTCCGGATCCGGATCTGGTGCCCCTCAAAGTTGGCCAGGAATGGACCGACAAAGTGCGGGCCGATCTTCCCGAGCTTCCTGACGACAAGCGCGACCGCTTCCAGAGCGAATACGAACTGCCATTATACGACGCCGAAATCCTCACCGCCGAGCGGTCGCTGGCAGACTATTTCGAGAATACCGTTAAGGAGGCGAGCGCCGGGGCGACGAAAGCGGTAAGCAACTGGGTGATGGGCGATATCCTTCGGGTCCTGAATGAGAAGAAACTCGACATCGACGAGTGCCCCGTCTCCCCCTCACAACTTGCCTCAATGGTCTGCCTCATCGACGATGGAACCATCAGCGGAAAGATCGCTAAGCAGGTGTTCGATATCATGGTTGAATCGGGAAAAGACCCGGACGTCATCGTCGAGGAGGAGGGTCTTCGCCAGATAACCGACAGCGGAGCGATCGAAGCGACGGTAGACGAAATTATCGCCGCCAACCCGAAGGAAGTGGATGGCTATCGAAGAGGTAAAACCAAGCTCATTGGATTTTTCGTGGGTCAAGTCATGAAAGTGACCGAGGGCAAAGCCAACCCCCAAGCCGTACAAGAAATGCTCAAGGAAAAACTAGGGGCCTGAGCAACTCTACCCGAGTGAGCGCAGATGAACCCAGCGATTCTGTTTCG encodes the following:
- the gatB gene encoding Asp-tRNA(Asn)/Glu-tRNA(Gln) amidotransferase subunit GatB, with amino-acid sequence MDFETIIGLEVHAQMNTNTKIFCGSSAAFGGKPNHHTCTVDLGLPGVLPVLNKEVVEYALRLGIAIGAKITPLCRFARKHYFYPDLPKGYQISQYEEPLCEGGEVKIFPKDGEMKTVRITRIHMEEDAGKLIHGEEMNDTSHSYVDLNRAGVPLLEIVSEPDLRNPEEAETYLKKIHTLVRYLDICDGNMQEGSLRCDANISIRPRGSKEFGEKVEIKNMNSFRNLRRALEYEVERQRIAYDEREAIIQETRLFDAATGTTRQMRTKEYAHDYRYFPDPDLVPLKVGQEWTDKVRADLPELPDDKRDRFQSEYELPLYDAEILTAERSLADYFENTVKEASAGATKAVSNWVMGDILRVLNEKKLDIDECPVSPSQLASMVCLIDDGTISGKIAKQVFDIMVESGKDPDVIVEEEGLRQITDSGAIEATVDEIIAANPKEVDGYRRGKTKLIGFFVGQVMKVTEGKANPQAVQEMLKEKLGA